One part of the Pristiophorus japonicus isolate sPriJap1 chromosome 21, sPriJap1.hap1, whole genome shotgun sequence genome encodes these proteins:
- the LOC139233666 gene encoding interferon alpha-13-like codes for MALSCAWRCWIMLAWLAGTMSLGCERLRIHNTKTLGKLIEMGGRLPRHCVTRRVALQTQPLDLITLSNNLNAEDKIRVIHQTLDQINKTFTQNLSTAPWDAALLEGFRILLIQQLEDLRGCVREPLSYSNSEEIQEYFGKLREFLELERFGECAWKIVCSQTKARLQQIQTIIAKISKSN; via the exons ATGGCGCTCTCGTGTGCTTGGAGATGTTGGATTATGTTGGCCTGGTTGGCCGGGACCATGAGTCTGGGCTGTGAGAGGCTGCGCATTCACAACACAAAGACTCTGGGCAAACTGATTGAAATG GGAGGTAGACTGCCCCGGCACTGTGTGACAAGGAGAGTGGCACTGCAGACCCAACCCCTCGATCTGATCACACTTTCAAACAACTTAAAT GCCGAGGACAAGATCCGGGTTATCCATCAAACTTTGGATCAAATCAACAAGACCTTCACCCAGAATCTGAGCACCGCGCCCTGGGACGCTGCGCTGCTGGAAGGGTTTCGTATTCTACTGATTCAGCAGCTGGAGGATCTGAGAGGATGTGTCAGGGAACCTCTGTCATACTCCAACAGCGAGGAAATTCAGGAATACTTCGGGAAGTTGAGGGAGTTTTTAGAACTGGAG AGATTCGGCGAGTGTGCCTGGAAAATCGTCTGCTCTCAGACCAAGGCCCGTTTACAGCAGATTCAGACCATAATAGCAAAAATCAGCAAAAGCAACTGA
- the LOC139233668 gene encoding interferon alpha-13-like gives MALSCAWRCWIMLAWLAGTMSLGCERLRIHNTKTLGKLIEMGGRLPRHCVTRRVALQTQPLDLITLSNNLNAEDKIRVIHQTLDQINKTFTQNLSTAPWDAALLEGFRILLIQQLEDLRGCVREPLSYSNSEEIQEYFGKLREFLELERFGECAWKIVCSQTKARLQQIQTIIAKISKSN, from the exons ATGGCGCTCTCGTGTGCTTGGAGATGTTGGATTATGTTGGCCTGGTTGGCCGGGACCATGAGTCTGGGCTGTGAGAGGCTGCGCATTCACAACACAAAGACTCTGGGCAAACTGATTGAAATG GGAGGTAGACTGCCCCGGCACTGTGTAACAAGGAGAGTGGCACTGCAGACCCAACCCCTCGATCTGATCACACTTTCAAACAACTTAAAT GCCGAGGACAAGATCCGGGTTATCCATCAAACTTTGGATCAAATCAACAAGACCTTCACCCAGAATCTGAGCACCGCGCCCTGGGACGCTGCGCTGCTGGAAGGGTTTCGTATTCTACTGATTCAGCAGCTGGAGGATCTGAGAGGATGTGTCAGGGAACCTCTGTCATACTCCAACAGCGAGGAAATTCAGGAATACTTCGGGAAGTTGAGGGAGTTTTTAGAACTGGAG AGATTCGGCGAGTGTGCCTGGAAAATCGTCTGCTCTCAGACCAAGGCCCGTTTACAGCAGATTCAGACCATAATAGCAAAAATCAGCAAAAGCAACTGA